The following are encoded together in the Flammeovirga agarivorans genome:
- a CDS encoding molybdenum cofactor biosynthesis protein MoaE, whose product MIELKETKEINVAEIIDSVKSDYCGAIDVFIGTVRDNPTGNKVTKLFFESYTPMAISELEKIANSVKEKYQADKVSIVHAIGDCLVGEIAVVIAVSTPHRKASFDGCQYAINTLKETVPIWKKEYFEDGSHWVFSHP is encoded by the coding sequence ATGATTGAGTTAAAAGAGACAAAAGAAATAAATGTAGCTGAGATAATAGATAGTGTCAAATCGGACTATTGTGGAGCGATTGATGTATTTATTGGAACAGTAAGAGATAATCCAACAGGAAATAAAGTAACAAAGCTATTCTTTGAATCTTATACACCAATGGCCATTTCAGAATTGGAGAAAATTGCTAATAGTGTGAAAGAAAAATATCAGGCAGATAAGGTAAGTATAGTTCATGCTATCGGTGATTGCCTTGTAGGAGAAATCGCAGTTGTGATTGCTGTGTCAACACCGCACAGAAAAGCGAGCTTCGATGGCTGTCAGTATGCTATAAATACTTTAAAAGAAACAGTGCCTATTTGGAAGAAAGAATATTTTGAAGATGGTTCTCATTGGGTATTTTCACATCCTTAG